A section of the Xiphias gladius isolate SHS-SW01 ecotype Sanya breed wild chromosome 8, ASM1685928v1, whole genome shotgun sequence genome encodes:
- the LOC120792737 gene encoding potassium/sodium hyperpolarization-activated cyclic nucleotide-gated channel 3-like: protein MERFQSSMRKRLYSLPQNIGQKPFAIDEGDSGDKDTKRKSIRLKHLSSPSPASSCKSIEEARSEDLERDVIVKTNLNGDCRLFRGSISSIAGRHPPGSDPAEQRRLIPEADAGVSESFPSERGPGAQQRATGGLSGAAAQASVFDQSSFIKLEGAEQIIPEDDRLYQAGFMHRQFGAMLQPGVNKFSLRMLGSERAVEHERERVKSAGFWIIHPYSDFRFYWDLTMLLLMVGNLIIIPVGITFFKDEHTPPWIVFNVVSDTFFLMDLVLNFRTGIVKEDNTEIILDPQQIKIKYLKSWFVVDFISSIPVDYIFLIVETRIDSDFYKTARALRIVRFTKILSLLRLLRLSRLIRYIHQWEEVFHMTYDLASAMVRIMNLIGMMLLLCHWDGCLQFLVPMLQDFPPDCWVTRNKMVNDTWGQQYSYALFKAMSHMLCIGYGLYPPIGMADVWLTILSMIVGATCFAMFVGHATALIQSLDSSRRQYQEKYKQVEQYMSFHKLPADMRQRIHDYYEHRYQGKMFDEESILEELNEPLREEIINFNCRKLVASMPLFANADPNFVTSMLTKLRFEVFQPGDYIIREGTIGKKMYFIQHGVVSVLTKSSKDTKLSDGSYFGEICLLTRGRRTASVRADNYCRLYSLSVDNFNEVLEEYPMMRRAFETVALDRLDRIGKRNSVLQHKVQHHQSSGTLNLQENEIIQRIVQHDRDMAQCTQLIQTSTAQSLNPPPAPPSPTPVIWAPLVQAPLQAAAATTPLALALAHHSQLPPILFHHPLAPGSGSLKDPIIHPKRVHVGVNPSSICGSGPGSPASATKFRSGIETPTLASLRTQHLSTGPLSPTLMPQPIFTSSLQPLTPLPTQQPLPHPPQSGMASVFPISQATVSYTCSAQLHSQPFHGAMTTPPHPIGLLQQGAPGRLAGRFPAPSTSTISPLISSSVGPILSHLQQTSHASLQQMGSSHDRAGRTSSGLNLPHFPFITSTQSSSGFMQSVSAVGPGAAASLAQHSLAGLQSVFLPQVLPEHSALASLAQYGSAEASPCYTPPVHSPSIQSPVSGRTVYHSELPSTVGSHSPQTSCPARVASSLKERAESSVDLFTQEIKTISGSHCSIHQERPLAMSGSSEGAAGASSPFSSPMAVSKPYSPIPGPATPVSRTHSGPDPQNQPVGVHSPHARSPARMLETEHRKSKLPSNL from the exons ATGGAAAGATTCCAGTCTTCCATGCGCAAGCGGCTGTACAGCTTGCCGCAAAACATTGGGCAAAAACCATTCGCGATTGACGAGGGAGACAGCGGCGACAAGGACACTAAGAGGAAAAGTATCCGGCTAAAACATTTGTCCTCTCCGTCTCCTGCGAGCAGTTGCAAGAGCATTGAGGAGGCCCGGAGCGAAGACTTGGAAAGGGACGTTATCGTGAAGACCAACTTGAACGGGGACTGTCGCTTGTTTCGCGGCAGCATCTCTTCCATCGCCGGGCGGCATCCGCCCGGGTCAGATCCGGCGGAACAGCGGCGCCTCATCCCCGAGGCTGACGCCGGAGTCAGCGAGAGTTTCCCCAGCGAGCGCGGCCCCGGGGCCCAGCAGCGGGCAACGGGTGGCCTGAGCGGTGCGGCCGCGCAGGCGTCTGTGTTTGACCAGTCAAGTTTCATCAAGTTGGAGGGCGCCGAACAAATAATACCCGAAGATGACCGGCTCTACCAAGCCGGCTTCATGCACCGGCAGTTCGGGGCGATGCTCCAGCCGGGTGTCAACAAGTTCTCCCTGCGGATGCTGGGGAGCGAGAGGGCCGTGGAACATGAGAGGGAACGAGTTAAGTCTGCCGGCTTCTGGATAATCCACCCGTACAGTGATTTTAG gttcTACTGGGATCTGaccatgctgctgctgatggtggGAAACCTCATCATCATCCCCGTGGGCATCACCTTCTTCAAGGACGAGCACACGCCGCCCTGGATCGTCTTCAACGTGGTGTCGGACACATTCTTCCTCATGGACCTGGTCCTCAACTTCCGCACGGGCATCGTCAAGGAGGACAACACGGAGATCATCCTGGACCCACAGCAGATCAAGATCAAGTACCTGAAGAGCTGGTTCGTGGTTGACTTCATCTCCTCCATACCTGTGGACTACATCTTTCTCATCGTAGAAACACGCATCGACTCGGACTTCTACAAGACAGCCCGAGCCCTCAGGATCGTCCGCTTCACCAAGATCCTCAGTCTACTGCGGCTGCTGCGCCTCTCCAGACTAATTCGCTACATCCACCAGTGGGAAGAG GTTTTCCATATGACCTATGATCTGGCCAGCGCCATGGTGCGTATCATGAACCTGATTGgtatgatgctgctgctgtgtcactGGGATGGGTGTCTGCAGTTCCTGGTACCCATGCTGCAGGACTTCCCTCCTGACTGCTGGGTCACTAGAAACAAGATGGTG AATGACACGTGGGGTCAGCAGTACTCCTACGCCCTGTTCAAGGCCATGAGTCACATGCTGTGCATCGGGTACGGCCTGTACCCCCCTATCGGCATGGCTGACGTGTGGCTCACCATCCTGAGCATGATTGTGGGCGCTACCTGCTTTGCCATGTTTGTGGGCCATGCAACAGCACTTATTCAGTCTCTGGACTCCTCCAGGAGGCAGTACCAAGAAAAG TATAAACAAGTGGAGCAGTACATGTCCTTCCACAAGCTCCCGGCCGACATGCGTCAGAGGATCCATGACTACTACGAGCACCGTTATCAGGGCAAGATGTTTGACGAGGAAAGCATTTTGGAGGAGCTGAATGAACCACTGCGAGAG GAGATCATCAACTTTAACTGTCGTAAGCTGGTGGCCTCCATGCCTCTGTTCGCCAATGCCGATCCAAACTTCGTTACCTCCATGCTGACAAAGCTGCGCTTCGAGGTCTTCCAGCCGGGCGACTACATCATCAGAGAGGGGACCATTGGAAAGAAGATGTACTTCATCCAGCACGGCGTCGTCAGCGTCCTGACCAAGAGCAGCAAAGACACCAAGCTGTCCGATGGCTCTTATTTTGGAG AGATCTGCCTGTTGACCCGAGGCAGGAGGACAGCCAGCGTGCGAGCAGATAACTACTGTCGGCTGTACTCTCTGTCAGTAGACAACTTCAACGAGGTGCTGGAGGAGTATCCCATGATGAGGAGAGCCTTTGAGACTGTGGCTCTTGACCGCCTGGACCGAATCG GGAAGAGGAACTCTGTTCTTCAGCATAAAGTCCAGCATCACCAAAGTTCTGGCACACTAAACCTCCAAGAGAACGAGATCATCCAAAGAATAGTGCAACATGATCGTGACATGGCCCAATGCACACAGCTGATCCAGACCAGCACCGCACAGAGCCTAAACCCTCCCCCTGCTCCACCATCACCCACCCCGGTCATCTGGGCCCCGTTGGTTCAGGCCCCGCTCCAGGCTGCTGCAGCCACCACCCCTCTGGCTCTGGCCTTAGCCCACCACTCCCAGCTTCCTCCCATCCTCTTTCACCATCCTCTGGCACCAGGCTCTGGTTCTCTGAAGGACCCCATAATCCACCCAAAGAGAGTCCATGTCGGAGTTAACCCCTCCAGCATCTGTGGGTCAGGGCCTGGTTCTCCCGCCAGCGCCACCAAATTCCGCTCTGGGATTGAGACCCCTACACTGGCGTCCCTCAGGACACAGCATCTTTCCACTGGGCCTCTGTCGCCCACACTGATGCCCCAGCCCATCTTCACCAGCAGCCTGCAGCCCCTGACCCCTCTGCCCACACAACAGCCCCTGCCTCATCCTCCCCAGTCCGGCATGGCCTCAGTCTTCCCCATCAGCCAGGCCACCGTCTCCTACACCTGCTCGGCACAGCTCCACTCCCAGCCCTTCCACGGTGCTATGACCACCCCACCACACCCGATAGGTTTACTCCAGCAGGGGGCACCAGGGAGGCTAGCAGGGAGGTTCCCagccccctccacctccaccataAGCCCTCTGATCTCCAGCTCAGTCGGGCCCATACTAAGCCACCTGCAACAGACCTCTCACGCCAGCCTGCAGCAGATGGGATCCAGTCATGACAGAGCAGGCAGGACATCCAGTGGTCTGAACCTCCCACATTTCCCCTTCATCACCAGCACCCAGTCCTCCAGCGGATTTATGCAGTCAGTGTCTGCAGTCGGACCCGGAGCCGCTGCCTCTCTGGCCCAGCACAGCCTGGCAGGCCTGCAGTCTGTTTTCCTCCCCCAGGTTCTCCCTGAGCACTCGGCCCTCGCCTCTCTGGCTCAGTATGGCTCCGCAGAGGCCTCGCCCTGCTACACACCTCCAGTCCACAGTCCCAGCATACAAAGCCCTGTGAGCGGAAGGACAGTTTACCACAGTGAACTCCCCAGCACTGTGGGCTCTCACAGCCCTCAGACCTCATGCCCTGCCAGGGTGGCCTCTTCCCTCAAAGAGAGGGCTGAGTCCTCGGTGGATCTCTTTACCCAGGAAATAAAGACTATCTCAGGCTCTCACTGCTCTATACACCAGGAAAGGCCTTTGGCCATGAGCGGCTCCTCAGAGGGCGCAGCGGGGGCGTCGAGCCCCTTTTCCTCCCCCATGGCTGTCAGTAAACCCTATAGTCCGATCCCGGGTCCAGCCACCCCTGTCAGTCGGACACATTCAGGGCCCGATCCTCAGAACCAGCCCGTTGGTGTTCACTCTCCTCACGCTAGATCCCCCGCTAGAATGTTAGAGACCGAACACAGAAAGTCCAAACTTCCCTCCAACTTGTGA